The sequence CCCCTTCACCGGGCAGAAGGCCGCCGAGCTCGGGCTCGAGGGCGTCAGCGCCCTGGCCTGGACCACCACCCCCTGGACCCTGCCCACGAACTTCTCCCTCGCCGTCGGCCCCGAGCTCGAGTACTCCGTGGTGCCCGCCGGCCCGCTCGGCGCCGGCGACGGCACCGCCGCGGGGGAGGGCCGCTACCTGATGGCGACCGCTCTGCTGGGCGGCTACGCCAAGGAGCTCGGCTACGAGGGCGCCGAGGAGATCCTCGCCGCCGCCGAGCCGCGGGTCTTCACCGGCTCCGAGCTCGAGCACGTCGCGTACACCCCGCTGTGGACCGTGTACTCCGAGGACCGCTCGACGTGGGGCACTCAGAACGCCTGGATCGTCACCGTCGCGGACTACGTCTCCACCGATGACGGCACCGGCGTGGTCCACCAGGCCACCGCCTACGGTGAGATCGACCAGCAGGTCAACGCCGCCTACGGGATCCCCGTCATCGTCTCCGTGGACGACGGCGCCCAGTTCCTGGACTACTTCGCCGGCACCGAGCTCGACGAGATCGCCGGGGTGCAGGTGTTCGAGGCGAACCGCCCGATCATCCGCAACCTCCAGCGCGCGGGCCGCCTGCTGCGCGAGGCCAGCTACGTGCACTCCTACCCGCACTGCTGGCGCTGCCGGAACCCGCTGATCTACAAGGCCGTCAGCTCCTGGTACGTGAAGGTCGCCGACCAGCGCGAGCGGATGCTCGAGCTGAACGAGCAGATCGACTGGGTGCCCGGCAACGTCAAGCACGGCCAGTTCGGCAGGTGGCTCGAGGGCGCCCGCGACTGGGCGATCTCCCGCAACCGCTACTGGGGCTCCCCGATCCCGGTGTGGAAGAGCGACGACCCGAACCATCCGCGCGTCGAGGTGTACGGCTCGCTCGCCGAGCTCGAGGAGGCCTTCGGCACCCTCCCGCGCGACGAGCACGGCGAGGTGAACCTCCACCGCCCCTACATCGACGAGCTCACCCGCCCGAACCCGGACGACCCCACCGGGCGCTCCACGATGCGCCGCATCCCCGAGGTCTTCGACGTCTGGTTCGACTCCGGCTCGATGCCCTTCGCCCAGGTGCACTACCCCTTCGACAACACCGACTGGTTCTCCTCGCACCATCCCGCGGATTTCATCGTCGAATACATCGGGCAGACCCGCGGCTGGTTCTACGTCATGCACGTGCTGTCCACCGCGCTGTTCGACCGCCCGGCCTTCACCTCGGTGATCTGCCACGGCATCGTGCTCGGCGAGGACGGGCAGAAGATGTCCAAGTCGCTGCGCAACTACCCCGATGTGCGCGAGATGTACGACTCCTACGGCGCCGATGCGATGCGCTGGTTCCTGATGGCCTCGCCCATCCTGCGCGGCGGGAACCTCATCGTCGACGAGCCGAAGATCCGCGACGCGACCCGCCACGTGGTGCTGCCGCTGTGGAACGTGTGGTATTTCCTGGCCCTGTACGGGGACGCGGCGGGGGAGAAGGACGCCGCCGGGCGGCCGACGGGCTACCGCGGCCGCACCCGCCACGACTCCACCGACGTGATGGACCGCTACCTCCTGGCCCGCACCGGTGAGCTGGTGCGCGGGGTGAAGGAGTCGATGACCGCGCTCGCGATCGCCGACGCCGCGGACCAGATCCAGGACTACCTCGACATGCTCACCAACTGGTACGTGCGCCGCTCCCGCGACCGCTTCTGGGAGGGCGACGAGCAGGCGATCGACGTGCTGTCCACCTGCCTGGAGACCCTCTGCCGGGTGGCGGCCCCACTGCTGCCCATGGTCACCGAGGAGATCTGGAAGCAGCTCACCGGCGAACGCTCCGTGCACCTCACCGACTGGCCCGAGGCGGATCTCTTCCCGCACGATCCGCAGCTGGTGACCCGGATGGACGCGGTGCGCGCGATCGCCAGCGCAGGCAACGCGCTGCGCAAGAAGGAGCAGCTGCGGGCCCGGCTGCCGCTCGCCGAGCTCACCGTGGTCCACCACGACCCGGCCGCGCTCGAGGAGTTCTCGGCGATCATCGCCGACGAGCTCAACGTGAAGACCGTGCGCCTGCTGGACGTCGCCAGCGAGGAGGCGCAGGGGATGGGCGTCGAGCAGCGGCTGAGCGTCAACGCCCGCGCCGCCGGGCCGCGCCTGGGCAAGCAGGTGCAGGCCGTCATCAAGGGCTCCAAGACCGGCGACTGGTCCGTGGACGAGGCGGGGCAGGTCACCTCCGGCGGGATCGTCCTCGAGGAGGGCGAGTACTCGCTCGACCTGGTCGCCGGCGAGACCGCGGCGATGGAGGGCCGCGCCGTCGGCGTGCTGCGCGGTGGCGACTTCCTCGCCCTCGACACCCGGGTCACCCCGGAGCTCGAGGCCGAGGGCACCGCCCGTGACGTGGTCCGCGCGATCCAGTCGGCGCGCCGCGGAGCGGGGCTGGACGTCTCCGACCGGATCCGTCTCACCGTGGACGGTGACGAGTCGGTGGTCGCGGCGGTCGCCGCGCACCGCGACCTGGTCGCCGGCGAGGTGCTCGCCGTCGAGCTCGCGGTGCCGGCCGCGCCGGCCGAGGGGGCGCACGCGGCGAGCGAGAAGGTCTCCGG comes from Brachybacterium faecium DSM 4810 and encodes:
- a CDS encoding Isoleucyl-tRNA synthetase (PFAM: Anticodon-binding domain; tRNA synthetases class I (I, L, M and V)~TIGRFAM: isoleucyl-tRNA synthetase) — encoded protein: MVYPVTGDPLVPSPNLPALENAVQEFWRVDDTFRASIAQREGAEEFVFYDGPPFANGLPHYGHLLTGFAKDVIPRFRTMCGDRVDRRFGWDTHGLPAELEAMRELGMTEKSEIEAMGLKEFNNAAKASVLKYTKEWEEYVTRQARWVDFENDYKTLDVTFMESVLWAFKTLYDKDRAYEGYYVLPYCWKDQTPLSAHELRMDDDVYQERQDQTVTVTFPFTGQKAAELGLEGVSALAWTTTPWTLPTNFSLAVGPELEYSVVPAGPLGAGDGTAAGEGRYLMATALLGGYAKELGYEGAEEILAAAEPRVFTGSELEHVAYTPLWTVYSEDRSTWGTQNAWIVTVADYVSTDDGTGVVHQATAYGEIDQQVNAAYGIPVIVSVDDGAQFLDYFAGTELDEIAGVQVFEANRPIIRNLQRAGRLLREASYVHSYPHCWRCRNPLIYKAVSSWYVKVADQRERMLELNEQIDWVPGNVKHGQFGRWLEGARDWAISRNRYWGSPIPVWKSDDPNHPRVEVYGSLAELEEAFGTLPRDEHGEVNLHRPYIDELTRPNPDDPTGRSTMRRIPEVFDVWFDSGSMPFAQVHYPFDNTDWFSSHHPADFIVEYIGQTRGWFYVMHVLSTALFDRPAFTSVICHGIVLGEDGQKMSKSLRNYPDVREMYDSYGADAMRWFLMASPILRGGNLIVDEPKIRDATRHVVLPLWNVWYFLALYGDAAGEKDAAGRPTGYRGRTRHDSTDVMDRYLLARTGELVRGVKESMTALAIADAADQIQDYLDMLTNWYVRRSRDRFWEGDEQAIDVLSTCLETLCRVAAPLLPMVTEEIWKQLTGERSVHLTDWPEADLFPHDPQLVTRMDAVRAIASAGNALRKKEQLRARLPLAELTVVHHDPAALEEFSAIIADELNVKTVRLLDVASEEAQGMGVEQRLSVNARAAGPRLGKQVQAVIKGSKTGDWSVDEAGQVTSGGIVLEEGEYSLDLVAGETAAMEGRAVGVLRGGDFLALDTRVTPELEAEGTARDVVRAIQSARRGAGLDVSDRIRLTVDGDESVVAAVAAHRDLVAGEVLAVELAVPAAPAEGAHAASEKVSGGTVTVSVQSAALA